Sequence from the Janthinobacterium lividum genome:
GTGGCGAAGAGCTGATTGCCCGTGCATTTCCCTTGCCGGTTCTGCACCGGCAAGGTGCGACTTTCTCATAAGTAAGTGTTGCAGCGGTTAGAATCACGCTTTACCCTCACTTTTCTCACCTGCATGCAGCAAAGTCGCCTCCTGTTTTTCCGCCTGGCCGGCCAGTTTCGCCGCTATGGCGCCATCGTTGCCGCCACCTTGCTGGCCGTGGGCGTGGCGTCCGCCACCGATGTGTTGTTAATCCGCCAGTTGCAAAACGTCGTCGACGCCATGCGCGCGACGGCCAGCACGCAGGTCGCGCCCGTGTCCGGCGTGATGGGCATGTTGCAGGGCTGGGTCGACCGTTTCTTGCCGGCACAGGCGGGGCAGGTGGACCTGTGGGTGATTCCCGCCACTATCCTGGGCCTGGCCGTGCTGCGCATGGTGTCGAGCTTTGCCGGCGATTATGGTTCCGTCTGGCTATCGAGCCGGGTACAGGCCGACCTGCGCGAAAAGATGTTCGCCACCATCATGCGGCTGCCCAGCCGCTTTTTCGATACCACCACCACCAGCTTGACGCAGTCGCGCGTGGCCTTCGACGCCAGCCAGGTGTCGCAGGCGGGCTTGAACGTGCTCAACGTGATGGTGCGCGATTCCGTCGCCACCGTCGGCTACTTGATTTTATTGTTCAGCATCGACGTGAAACTGGCCCTGTTCTGCATGGCCTCGATGCCCATCGTCGCCATCGTCGTGACCCTGGCGGGACGCCGCATGCGCCACCTGAGCAAGAGTTCGCAGCAAGCCGTGGGCGAGCTGACGTCCGTGCTGGACGAAAGCATAGCCGGCCAGCGCGTCGTGAAAATCTTTGGCGGCCAGGATTATGAACAGGCGCGCTTCGTCGACGTGGTCAAGCGCAACCGCCAGCTGGCCGTCAAGCACGCGGCTACCTCGGCCATGAATTCCGGCTTCATCATGATGCTCGTCGGCATTACCCTGTCATCCGTGATTTACTTCGCCATGCTGCGCGCGCAAAGCGGCGCCATCACGCCGGGCGCCTTCGTCGCGTTCATGGGCGCGCTGATGGCCATGCAGTCGCCGATCAAGAATTTGACGAAGATCAATGAGCCGCTGCAGCGGGGTCTGGCTGCGGCCGAGTCCGTTTTTGGTTTGATCGACACGCCGCTGGAACCGGACCCGGGCACAGTGGCCCCGGCCGCGGTGCAGGGTAATTTGTCCTTGCAGAACGTGCATTTCCGCTACAACAGCGACGATCCCGATGCACCCACGGCCTTGAGCGATATCACGCTCGATATCCGCGCCGGTGAGACTGTGGCTCTGGTGGGCGGTTCCGGCGGCGGCAAGACAACCTTGCTGGGCTTGCTGCCGCGCTTCTATGACGTCAGCGGCGGCCAGATCCTGCTCGACGGCGTCGACGTGCGCGACTACGCCTTGCTGGCCCTGCGGCGCCAGTTTGCCCTCGTCAGCCAGGATGTGATCCTGTTCAACGACACGATGGCGGCGAATATCGCGTATGGCGACCCGGCCCCGGACCAGGACCGCATCGAAGCATCGGCGCGTGCCGCGTATGCCCACGACTTCATCATGCAGTTGCCGCAAGGCTACGACACCCAGGCGGGGCAGAACGGTTCGCGCCTGTCGGGCGGACAACGCCAGCGCCTGGCCATCGCCCGCGCCCTGTACAAGGATGCGCCGATTTTGCTGCTCGACGAAGCGACCAGCGCGCTGGACACGGAGTCGGAGCGCTCCGTGCAGGCCGCGCTGGAAGTGCTGATGCGCAACCGCACCACCATCGTCATCGCCCACAGGCTGTCGACCATCGAAAGCGCCGACCGCATCGTCGTCATGCAGGGCGGGCGCCTGGTGGAATCGGGCAGCCATGCGGACTTGCTGCAGCAGGGCGGCGCGTATGCGCGCCTGCATGCGAGCCAGTTGTCGCCCGTCAAGGATGCCCTGGGCTGACGCCTGGCCCATCCTGCGCCTGCCCATGCGCCAGGCCGGAGCCGGACCAGCAGGTCCGTCCCGGCCTTTTTTCATGGGGCGGCAATCGTGCCTGCGGCGACCGGCGCTTGCCTTTATGATGGCAGCCGCAAAGCAACATGAACAATGGAGCAACATGAAGAATCAACAGACAATGCGCTGGCTGCTGGCCGCCGCGCTGGGTATGAGTACGGCCTTGCCGCTGGCGGCACAGGAAGATACGCCGGCAACGGCTTCCCATCACGCGCAAGAAGAGGACAGGACCATGTATCTGGATGAAAATTTCATGCCGAGCAACCAGCGCCGCGCCGTGTATGCGCTGCGCACGCCGCCCGTGCGCGACGAGGTGCTGGGCGCCTGGCATGTGCGGCTTGAATTTCCCGACACGCCGGGCGTGCTCGCCTTTGAAACCTATGCCACGGACCTGGACCTGAGCCAGGTCAGATTTGTGCGTTTTCGCAAGTATTACTACGAGAATGGCCAGCTGCTGCGCGAAACCTATTTCAATGCCCAGGGCGAGGAGCTGCTCGGCGGCAGTGTGTACTTCGAGAATGGCCAGGTCCAGCAGCGGGTGATCGCCTTGCCGAACGGGCGCGACAGCATATCGGAAAGGTATCACCAGAATGGCCAGCTGATGAGCCGCACGCTGTATCACGGCGACGAGATGGCCGATGGTGAGCAAGTGTCGTATGGCGCGAACGGGGCCGTCAGCAACCGCTCGTATCGACGCCATGGCCAGATGGATGGTGTGGAGGAATCGTTTTATGCCGATGGCAAGCTGTTCCGGAAGGGGCGGTACGTCGATGGCCAGCGCGAGGGCGAGTTCGTCATGTACGCGCAGGATGGCAAGGTGCTGGCCCGGACCGTCTGGGTGCACGGCCAACCCGACGGCTGGTCGTTTGAAAGCCATGGCAATGGCGTCGTGTCGAACAAGACGCTGTACCAGAAGGGTGCCGTGCTCAGCTTGCAAACGTGGGCCCCGAATGGCCGGCCCGTGTTTGCCTGGCAGAAAGACGCGCAGGGGCGCGACCACGGCGACACGACGGATTGGCATGCCAACGGCGCGCGCGCCAGCGTGACCCCGTTTGTCGAAGGCCAGCGCCACGGCTTGCTGCAGACGTGGTACGACGACGGCAGCCTGCGCCAGATCGTGCCGTACGAACACGGCAAGAAGCACGGCATCGAGCGCCACTGGGACAAGGCCGGCAAGCTGGTGCTGGAGCAGGCGTGGCAAGCCGGAGAGCCAGTTTCCATGCGCTAGGAGTCGTCCGCCTTTGCAGGTATCATGCAGGGATTCCGGCCCGCCAGCAGGCGTGAAGCCGGCGGGATAACTGGAGGCAATGGTGGTGGAAGCGGAAGTATCGGCGATGGCCAGGGCGCAAGGCATGGCCTTGCAAAACATGCGCGTCGTGATGCGCGCGGCGCAGCGCCACTCGGCGCAGATCGAGAAGCAATGCGGCGTATCGGGCGCGCAATTGTGGGTGATGCAGGAATTGCTGGAGCGGCCGGGCCTGCGCATGGGCGAGCTGGCCAGCAAGATGTCGATCCACCAGACGACGGCCAGCAACCTGGTCGAGGCGCTGGTCAAGAAAACCTATGTGCGCAAGGCGCGCGACCAGCCCGACCAGCGCGTGGTGACCCTGACCCTGACGGCGGAAGGGCAGGCAGTGATCGCCGGCGCGCCGCAGCCGGCGCGCGGCTTGCTGCCCAGCGCGCTGAGCCAGCTCGATGCAGACAGCCTGGCGCACCTGAACCAGGGCTTGAGCGCCTTGCTGGCCGTCGTCGCTCCCGATGACAGGCAGGCGGGCATGCAACCATTTCCGTTCACCATGTAATCACTGGCAAGCGTGCGGCTGGACCGCCGCGCTTGCCATTATCATCGGCGCTGTCGCACCGTTGATGAAAGCACGCATTGAAGATATTCACATCCGTTTTGCTGGCCACCGTCCTGGCCGGTTCTTCCACCATTTGCATGGCCAATGAGTTGGTCATCCCGGCTTTGCCTTCCGGGCAATCGCCGGCCTCCCTCTATTTCGACGCGGATTACCAGCCCGCTGCGCCCGCTGCGGCCATGTACGAGCAGCGCGCACCGTTGCGCCACGATGCAGCCCGCCAGGCCTGGCATTGGCAGCTGCATTTCGCGCAGCCGCCAGGCAGGCTGCACATGGATGCCTGGCTGCGCAGCACGGACCTGGCGTCGCCCGGTTACGTCTACCAGCGCAGCGTGTATTTCGCCGATGGCCAGCTGGGCTTGCTGGAAGAGCGCAATGGGGAGGGAGACTTCGATGGCGTGACCGTCGCGTACTATGCGGACGGCACGGTGAAAAGCCGCAAGGCTTACCGCGCAGGCGAGTACGAAGGCTTGCATAGCCACTATCATGCGAATGGCCAGCTGAGGCATGCATTGCTGTATCACGCGGGCCAGCCCGCCGATGGCGAATTCCTGAGCTTTGACGAGCATGGCCAGGTCAGCAACCGCGCGCATTTCGTCGATGGCGTGCTGACCGGTGAAGTGACGGCGTTTCATCCGGATGGCAGGCTGGCCGAGCGGGGACCGTATCTGGACGGCCAGCGCAACGGCCTGCACCAGGCCTGGTGGCCGGACGGCCGTGAAATGTCGCGCCTCAATTTCCTGCATGGCAAGCCGCAGGGCTGGTCGCTGCTGTATTTCGCGAATGGCCAGCTGGACCAGAAAAACCTGTTCGAGGATGGCGTCATGCTGAGCACGCAAAGCTGGCGCGACGATGGCACGCCGCTGCGCCAGCGCCAGCAGGATGAGCAGGGCCGCGCGCAGGGCGAGGACAGGCAATGGCATGCGAACGGCAAGCTTGCCCGGCTCGCTTCCTACCATGATGACGTGCCGCATGGCGCCTGGCGGGAGTGGCATGCGGACGGCTCGCCCCGCCATGCCGTGGATTACGTGCACGGGCGCAAGCAGGGCCTGGAACGGGCCTGGGCCGGCGACGGCACGCGCACCATCTGCGAGTGGCAGGATGGCCGCTTGCTGCGTGCCTGCCGCAATTTCTAGCTTGTTGCCGCTGGCAAGCGTTGCAATTGCAGCTGCGCCAGCGCTCCGTACAGCGGTTCGCTGAGTACGCGCGAGACGGTGCTGGCGACGACGGCGCAGGCCATCAGGCTCAGCACCATGCCGTGACCATCGACCATTTCCATGACAATGATGAAGGCTGTCAGCGGCGCCTGCGTGGCGGCGGCCAGGAAGCCCACCATGCCCAGCGCGATCAGGGCCGGCGCGTGCGGGTAGTGCAGCAGCACGGCGATATCGTGGCCAATGCCGGCGCCGATGGCCAGGGACGGCGCGAAGATGCCGGCAGGCACGCCCGACCAGACGGTCAGCCACGTCGCCACATACTTGAAGGCAACAAAGGCGGGGGAGGCGTCACTGGCGCCTTCCAGCATGGCGCGCGTGGCCACGGTGCCGCTGCCGAACGTGGCGCCGTGGCTGGCGATGCCGATGGCCGCCACCAGCACGCCGCAGACGGCGGCGAACAGCACGGGCCGGCCCTTTCTCCACGCAGACAATTTTCCCAGTGGATTGCCCCGGGCGGAGGCCAGCAGCAGCCGGGCGAACAGGCCGCCCGCCACGCCCGCGACCAGGGTCACGAGCAAGCCCGGCAAGGCCAGCGCCAGGCCGATGGGGCCGGGGTGGATGATGCCGAAATGGGTGGCGTTGCCGTGGATCGACACGGCCATCATGCCGGCCAGCACGATGCCGGCGACGATCAGGCCGCTGTTGCGCTGTTCCGGCGAGCGCGACAGTTCCTCGATGGCAAACATGACGCCGGCCAGCGGCGTGTTGAAGGCGGCCGCGATGCCGGCCGCGCCACCGGCCACCAGCAGGGAATGGGCGCTCACCTGCGAGTGGCGGGGCAGCCAGCGGCGCGCGGCCAGCATCACGCCGGCGGCGATCTGCACGGACGGCCCTTCGCGCCCCAGGGACAATCCCCCCAGCAAGCCGCCGGCCGTCAGGCAGATTTTCGCGGCACTGAGTTTCAACGAGACAAACAAGGAGCGCTGTTCCGGCGCCACGGCAGGGTCCAGGGTCGCCATCACCTGCGGGATGCCGGAACCGGCCGCGCCCATCGCGTAGCGGCGCGTCAGCCAGACCAGCAGGGCGGCGCAGGCCGGCGTCCACAGCAGGGCGAACCACCAGGCCTTGCCGTTAAAGAACAGAAACAAGTCCAGCGCTTCTTCCGCCAGCCACGTAAAGCCCACGACGACGAGGCCCGCGATGGCGGCCATGCCGACAACGACGGCGCGCGACCACCATAGGCGCGGGTTGGCAAATTCATGCTTGAAGGCAGAGGGAATATCGTGCAAGTGCTTCATTGCGGCAAGTCCAGGAAGGGGCGCGCAGGGCGTCGGGGTGACTTGCCATTATATAGATGTATTTGTTCAAATGTATTTCCTGTGCCTTATTTGTGGGCAAGAGGCGACAACAGCTTCGCCTCGGCCAGGAAATCGACGAGGACCCGTACTTTCGGCGCCAGGTGCGGTCCGGACGGCCACAGCAGCCAGCAGCTGTGGGCTGGATGGCCGGCGATCGCGTAGTCCCTCAGCACTTCGACCAGGCTGCCGTCATCGATGGCGCTGCGCACATGAAAGTCGGGCAGCCAGGCGATGCCCAGGCCTTGTCGGGCGAAGTGCAGGCGTGCTTCCACGTTGTTGCACACCATCGACAAAGGCAAGTCCGGTAGCGGCGCTTCGGCTTCCTGGTGCAGTTGCCATTGTTCGACCTTGCCGCTGTGGCGGAAGCGGTAGTGCAGGCAGGTATGGTGTTGCAGATCAAGAGGACGGCTGGGCGTGCCGTGGCGCGCCAGATAGGCGGGCGAGGCCACGAGGCAGGAGCGGAACTGCCCCAGCTTGCGCGCGGCCAGGCGCGAATCGCGGGGCTTACCGATGCGGATGACGACGTCGGCCAGCGCATCGGAAAAATCCAGCTCGAGGGCGATGGCAGGGTGCC
This genomic interval carries:
- the msbA gene encoding lipid A export permease/ATP-binding protein MsbA, producing MQQSRLLFFRLAGQFRRYGAIVAATLLAVGVASATDVLLIRQLQNVVDAMRATASTQVAPVSGVMGMLQGWVDRFLPAQAGQVDLWVIPATILGLAVLRMVSSFAGDYGSVWLSSRVQADLREKMFATIMRLPSRFFDTTTTSLTQSRVAFDASQVSQAGLNVLNVMVRDSVATVGYLILLFSIDVKLALFCMASMPIVAIVVTLAGRRMRHLSKSSQQAVGELTSVLDESIAGQRVVKIFGGQDYEQARFVDVVKRNRQLAVKHAATSAMNSGFIMMLVGITLSSVIYFAMLRAQSGAITPGAFVAFMGALMAMQSPIKNLTKINEPLQRGLAAAESVFGLIDTPLEPDPGTVAPAAVQGNLSLQNVHFRYNSDDPDAPTALSDITLDIRAGETVALVGGSGGGKTTLLGLLPRFYDVSGGQILLDGVDVRDYALLALRRQFALVSQDVILFNDTMAANIAYGDPAPDQDRIEASARAAYAHDFIMQLPQGYDTQAGQNGSRLSGGQRQRLAIARALYKDAPILLLDEATSALDTESERSVQAALEVLMRNRTTIVIAHRLSTIESADRIVVMQGGRLVESGSHADLLQQGGAYARLHASQLSPVKDALG
- a CDS encoding toxin-antitoxin system YwqK family antitoxin: MKNQQTMRWLLAAALGMSTALPLAAQEDTPATASHHAQEEDRTMYLDENFMPSNQRRAVYALRTPPVRDEVLGAWHVRLEFPDTPGVLAFETYATDLDLSQVRFVRFRKYYYENGQLLRETYFNAQGEELLGGSVYFENGQVQQRVIALPNGRDSISERYHQNGQLMSRTLYHGDEMADGEQVSYGANGAVSNRSYRRHGQMDGVEESFYADGKLFRKGRYVDGQREGEFVMYAQDGKVLARTVWVHGQPDGWSFESHGNGVVSNKTLYQKGAVLSLQTWAPNGRPVFAWQKDAQGRDHGDTTDWHANGARASVTPFVEGQRHGLLQTWYDDGSLRQIVPYEHGKKHGIERHWDKAGKLVLEQAWQAGEPVSMR
- a CDS encoding MarR family winged helix-turn-helix transcriptional regulator, coding for MVVEAEVSAMARAQGMALQNMRVVMRAAQRHSAQIEKQCGVSGAQLWVMQELLERPGLRMGELASKMSIHQTTASNLVEALVKKTYVRKARDQPDQRVVTLTLTAEGQAVIAGAPQPARGLLPSALSQLDADSLAHLNQGLSALLAVVAPDDRQAGMQPFPFTM
- a CDS encoding toxin-antitoxin system YwqK family antitoxin, coding for MKIFTSVLLATVLAGSSTICMANELVIPALPSGQSPASLYFDADYQPAAPAAAMYEQRAPLRHDAARQAWHWQLHFAQPPGRLHMDAWLRSTDLASPGYVYQRSVYFADGQLGLLEERNGEGDFDGVTVAYYADGTVKSRKAYRAGEYEGLHSHYHANGQLRHALLYHAGQPADGEFLSFDEHGQVSNRAHFVDGVLTGEVTAFHPDGRLAERGPYLDGQRNGLHQAWWPDGREMSRLNFLHGKPQGWSLLYFANGQLDQKNLFEDGVMLSTQSWRDDGTPLRQRQQDEQGRAQGEDRQWHANGKLARLASYHDDVPHGAWREWHADGSPRHAVDYVHGRKQGLERAWAGDGTRTICEWQDGRLLRACRNF
- a CDS encoding chloride channel protein — protein: MKHLHDIPSAFKHEFANPRLWWSRAVVVGMAAIAGLVVVGFTWLAEEALDLFLFFNGKAWWFALLWTPACAALLVWLTRRYAMGAAGSGIPQVMATLDPAVAPEQRSLFVSLKLSAAKICLTAGGLLGGLSLGREGPSVQIAAGVMLAARRWLPRHSQVSAHSLLVAGGAAGIAAAFNTPLAGVMFAIEELSRSPEQRNSGLIVAGIVLAGMMAVSIHGNATHFGIIHPGPIGLALALPGLLVTLVAGVAGGLFARLLLASARGNPLGKLSAWRKGRPVLFAAVCGVLVAAIGIASHGATFGSGTVATRAMLEGASDASPAFVAFKYVATWLTVWSGVPAGIFAPSLAIGAGIGHDIAVLLHYPHAPALIALGMVGFLAAATQAPLTAFIIVMEMVDGHGMVLSLMACAVVASTVSRVLSEPLYGALAQLQLQRLPAATS
- a CDS encoding LysR substrate-binding domain-containing protein, whose translation is MLAEFSQRHPAIALELDFSDALADVVIRIGKPRDSRLAARKLGQFRSCLVASPAYLARHGTPSRPLDLQHHTCLHYRFRHSGKVEQWQLHQEAEAPLPDLPLSMVCNNVEARLHFARQGLGIAWLPDFHVRSAIDDGSLVEVLRDYAIAGHPAHSCWLLWPSGPHLAPKVRVLVDFLAEAKLLSPLAHK